DNA sequence from the Archangium lipolyticum genome:
TCGACGTAGAAGATGGCGGAGGAGCCGGAGCCCTGCACGCCGTAGGTGGCCGCGAGCCCCTCGCCAGCCCACAAACAGGCAACGAGTAATGCGACGGCCATTCCGGTTGTCTTGTTGAACATGGTGTCTCTTCACTTTCCTTTCGAGCAGCACCCGCACCGGCCCTTTCGGGCCAGGGCGGATAGTGAAGAGAAAATGGACTAATGAGTAAGTCAAGCTGATAGGATGTCGGGTGCGCGACTGTTCAGGTCGGGCACCCGGTCAGCCTGAAGAGGCCTCGCGGCCCCCGAGCGGAGCAGGCGCTCAGCGGTTGCAGCAGACGCGGTTGCTCGCGATGTAGGGAGGGGCCTCCGCGTTCAGCAGACACGCGGGGGCCTGGCTTTTGACACCGCCATAGGATGAGCAGTACGCGATCCCCTGGGCGATGGCCGAGTCACACGCATCGTCGTAGGACACATCCGAGGTGCTGGTGAACAACCGGCAGTTGCTCGTCGGAGTCGTGGAGCAGTACTTGTAGGTGCCATCGCATTGCACGTAGGAACCATTGCTGGCGGAGCACGACTCTCCGCTACATGAGATGGTGGTGCCGTTCGAGCACGTCGACGAACAGGTGACCAGGGCGCTCGACGTGCTGCCGGGAGCCTCGGTGTCCACCTCTGCCTCTGTACCTCCACATCCCACGAGTGCCGCGCCCGCGAGGGCAACGGCTGCGAGCCAACCACGCATCATGATGGCGTCCTTTCGGAATCGGGTTCGCGCGGAGCCTAGCGCGACGAATGGCCGCCATTCATGGGGTTCTCAGTGGCAGCCAGGCTGGCCCGAGGAGACTCCCACGGCCCGGTAGATGAGCACCGCCGCGGCCACCAGGGGCACGGCGCGCTTCAACACGAACGCCGCCACGCGCGGCTGCCGCTGCCACAGGCCCGTTTGTAGCTGTGCGCCCAACAGCGCCGGCAGCCCCCCCAGCGCGAACGCCCCCAGCAGCAACGCTCCTCCTCCAGCGGAGCCGCTCGTCAGCGCCGCCGCGTACACCCCGTAGAGCAGGCCGCACGGCAGGAGCGGGGTCACCGCACCCATTGCGCCCGATCTGCTCAAAAGCGAAAACTTTGCGCCCGCCCGGGTGATGGCGCCCGCCAGGTGGGACAGCCCCGGTAGCGGGCGCAACCGCTTCCCCAGCTCCAGCGCCGAGGCCACCAGCGCCGCCGCCATCACCCAGGGCAGCCAGGGCCGCGTCGACACCGCGAGCGCGCGTGTCACCCCTCCGCCCAGCGCCCCCAGCAGCCCTCCCATCAGCGCGTACGCCCCCACGCGCGCACTCTGATAGGCGAGCACCGCGCGCCACCTCTCCGGGCCCTTCACCTGCGGCAATCCCGCGCAGGCCAGCGGCCCGCACATGAGGAGGCAGTGCATGCTGCCGGTGACGCCCACCATCCATGCGCCCGCGGCGCCCGCCGCCACCACGGGGGCCGGAAGGAGCTGTCCGAAGAGGCTCTGGAGAACGGGAAGGACCGAGGTCATGCCCCGGTCCATCGCAATGGGCATGCCGTTCGCAAGGGGGCCGAGCCGATGCCGGCTTCCCCGCCAGTCGAGCGCCTCTCGGCCTCTTGTCGTCACTGTGGCAGCCCCGTTCCCGAGGGCTCGCCGCTGAAGGACTTCTGCTGCGCGGGCTGCGAGGCCGTGCACCGGCTCCTCGTGGACCAGGGTCTCACCCGGTACTACTCGCTGGCCGATGGCAAGACGGCTCCGGCGCCCGAGCCCCGGCAGGACCGGGGCTTCGCCTGGCTGGAGCCGCTC
Encoded proteins:
- a CDS encoding sulfite exporter TauE/SafE family protein, whose product is MTSVLPVLQSLFGQLLPAPVVAAGAAGAWMVGVTGSMHCLLMCGPLACAGLPQVKGPERWRAVLAYQSARVGAYALMGGLLGALGGGVTRALAVSTRPWLPWVMAAALVASALELGKRLRPLPGLSHLAGAITRAGAKFSLLSRSGAMGAVTPLLPCGLLYGVYAAALTSGSAGGGALLLGAFALGGLPALLGAQLQTGLWQRQPRVAAFVLKRAVPLVAAAVLIYRAVGVSSGQPGCH